Part of the Plasmodium malariae genome assembly, chromosome: 9 genome is shown below.
gAGAAAAAAACTAGAGAGCTATTATACACACCTGTGTGACCCTATCGTAGACATGTAAAGTGGTAACGTGTAGTTCATATCGTACACGTATTATACGCATGTTATACGCATACCGAGCACCTATCGTACACATATGATGCATGTGCATACATGTGAGTACATGTTGGGGTATATACATTTCCCCCCAAACAATGTAATGCAatcttttgaaaaaaaatgcgaAGCGAAATGGAAGATTACCTTTAAACGTGTCATTAAGTATATACCGTATGCATAACTTGAGCGCGAAATAAGCTGAAGGAAGTCCACATCATTCAGTGCATAAATGTAATGGGTTTCTTCCCTCTCAGGCGCGCGGGTATACACGCAAGCATGCATTACTACATCAGCATATACTACACGCAAGCATGCATTCCTACGTCCGCATATACTACACGCAAGCATGCATTCCTACATCAGCATATACTACATACAAGCATGCATTCCTACATCCGCATATACTACATACAAGCATGCATTCCTACATCCGCATATACTACATACAagcatacgtacatacacatgtatgtacacacatattGTGCGGGGtatatggaaaatataaCTGCAACACTATGTCAGaagaaaatagaagaaaagcCATCTTTTAAAATCGCCCCGAAAATGTCTGTGCCTAATAACCAGTAGATTATTTCTCTTTGTAGATTGGgacatgtttttattttttttgcatgtACATGTAAGGAAGAATGTAACACCATTTCAAGCATATCCAATGaggattttaaaaatatggatTGACCAATTTAGCTAAATAAAGTACAAGTTTTTAGTGGGGtggggaaataaaaaaaaaaaaaaaaaaatgagatgGCAAAAGATGAactgtaaataaattatgaggTATAAAATTAGACGGCAGAAAAGTATTAAATTGATGTGGTAAAAAAGCAAAGAAATTATGAGGTAAAAAAGTATGATGATGTATTGCAAAAATGTTAGTTACACATGTGTGTAGaagtacataaaaaaaaaaaaaaaaaaaaaaaaaaagcaggttaaaaaagaggagaaattattttttggttactttaaaaaaaaaaaaaaaattattatgacaAATAAGGTccattaaaaataaggagGCACGTAAATGGATATACGCTCATGGGGTGATAAGTAAACGTGCaaattgtacatatacacatgagCACCACTTCTGTAGGTATATTCTCTCCTGGATCCACCTCCCTACCGCGCTAAACCAAAATAATATCGAGATCACGGCAATGGCGTATCTCTATGTCGATGTAGTCGTATGGAAGAACGATGtctttttttctgaacttggaaaataaaacatcAGAATAAGGGTTATACTGAGTTAATGTAgaatcattaatattttcaagttttaattttaaataagagTACCATTCACTCTGTGATATTTCTCTACCATCACGAAACATAGTAATCCATGCACagttaatgtttttattttttgcaccCATGatatctgtatatatatcatctCCAACATGTAACCATTCATctgtattaaaattataatttttttcttttaataaattttccgcaatattaaaaatttcgACACTTGGTTTTGCATAATTATAATCCATTGATCTAACtacaaaagaaaatatttcatttaagaATTTAATACCATTGACATCTGAATCCCCATTTGTTATAGCTCCTAGAATATAACCTCTACTTTTTAATTCTCTTAAATATTCAATAGTACCAGgacttataaataaatggacatcattctttttttttttccataatgCTTGTATTTCGGacgaaaattttatttcatcataGTTTGTTTGTTTTGCTAAATATTTGAAAGCATCAATTCTTATTCTTGTTAATATTTGTACTACATCTTTATTTAgatctaaatttttttctaataactGTTTTACCAATTTTGTAATGGACAGTTCATACTCTTTCAATAGAAAATCATATAGTCTCTTATAATTTCTCTTCATGTATTTATAGCATTCGTTGTCTGCGTAGTTTAGTAGTGCATCAATGTTCCATATCGTATGATCAAGGTCGAATGTAATCAATTTTATGTTCTTAAAACTTTTGCTTTTTCCCCTTTCGGACAGGTAGTAGCACTTCTCTTCACCTTTCATTTTATACGGCTGTTCGTAGATATGTATGCACAGGTGTGTGGTATATATAGTatgaacacatatatatgtacgtatacgTACTTGTGCACACCTGTAGGTACAAACACGCCAGTTATGATTTTCTACCTAaggctatttttttttttttttgcaaacgTGACAACAGAATTTtaaagcttttttttttttttttttatttaaaatttttttttctaattttttttttttttttttttttttttgtatttcgCTGAACCAATTAAGTGGCAAATTTTTTCATGGGTACAAACACTTGTTGCTTAAACGTTAGTATGTACGCTGAAAtggatgtatatataagtgcGTATATGCATATGGGCATTTGCACTCGTTCGATAGCCTATTTACCTATTTTGCGCACGTGGCACATCTGAAAAATAGGTAACATCGCCAACGGcacatttaatttatttaatttgttttaactatttaatttatataatttgtttaattggtttaaactatttaatttatataatttgtttaatttgtttaaactatttaatttatataatttgtttaatttgtttaaaccatttaatttatataatttgtttaatttgtttaaactattaaatttatataatttgtttaacttgtttaatttgtttaatttgtttaatttgtttacataattaaatttattttagtaaatttattatattttaatctaattttttttttttttttttttaatttcctcATAATGTATAATGAGAAATATCCTCTTACAATGCAAAAGAACTTTACATATTAATAGTTACGCTAATTTCTTTCCATGcttttgttatatttcaGGATGTTTTCTTATGTTTagccttttattttttttaatttgtagtaaattttataatttctccTAACAATTTgacaatttattatttctatgtGTCCACCTTAAAAGGGgtattttcatttacattAGCTTGTTACAAGTggcaaaatttttttttttttattttggtaaatatttaaaaaaaaaaaaaaaagattgaACATAGCATAATACAGAATAACATAACATGATGTTACATACTACAACTCTACACAACTCTACACAACACTACACAACACTACACACCACTAAACAACAcaatgatataaaattagGATGAGAAAAAGAAACTAGTAGGCATATGTGTGGtacgtatttataaatttgacACTTGTTACATTAGTATGAAGCAAATGGGAAAATGctttcaaaagaaaaaaaaaaaaaaaataataaaatataagaataaattaatgaatgaatgaatggAACGAAGGACGTACCacatattattacaataatgATTTTATATCTCCTTAGACATACGCACAGatgtatacttatatatatacacacgcttagacatatatatatatatatgcatacatgtgtatgtatcTGCATCACTGCGCTACGGAAAAGGTTATCTAGTGTATgtctttttttactatacGAAAAACATATCATCACGTTGACTTAACTGTTTGAAGAATGATCTTTCTAAACAATGTTTCACCTATAGCTCAGCTGTGTTAAGCTTACtgactatatatatttatatatatgtatatatatatatgtatatatatatatgtatatatatattttattttttttaattttctgtaCTGTAGTTTTAACTATATACCCCccaataaaatttaaattacaatttataaaaacCTCTTTACAAGGTAATcaataaaaaaggtataaGTATAGGTATATGGTGAATGACCACGAAGATATTATCTTTACTGCTATGTTATAAAACACCAGTATTCTTTACTTTGTTCTCTTTTTGAAGGAGACATTCCCTCTAATTTATTTACTCTAAGGCGTATACATACGtaggtacatatatatatatatatatatattaaatatatatattaaatatatacatacataacaTGAAGTGGTCCTATTAagctaaatatatattttcttttttcttatgttTTTAGCAAAACActgctatttttatataatgccTATGAAGAAAAGGATAAGGGACATATATACAcgaaatatatatgcgtatgtatatgcagatatacacatatatattatatatcgcTATGCTGATGCGTAtgaagtaataaaataatttgtatctAAATGTTCTCaacttgtatatatatatatatatgtatatatatatatgtatatatgtatgtatttctAAAATAAAGGAGTAGCAGtttaacaaaaaagtaaaattaatacgaacgataaaatatattaataaaaataattaaacgaataaattaaaaatcgCCATAAAAAGTGGGGGAAGGAGGGGCGAgcaggaaataaaaaatattcgcTTTAATTATAGgacgtaaaaatattttgtgaatatatatatatatatatatatatatatatatatccttttgcgaaataataaaaaaaaaaaaaaaaaaattttattcttttataaatcGTAATAGCGACAGTGCTTATTATGCtcctatataataatacatgtaataaaaatgtaaagatAATTGCCTTTTTGTTTTGCTGTGTTATCCTTCagtttatttgtatatatactttcGTTTTTACGTTCACGTTTATGTTTACTCATATATTTACACctctttttacatttttttttttttttttttgtcgactctgaatttttaaaaaaaaagaatgtacAATTATGAGAACGTATAGTCCCCACTTACATATAcgtaatgtatatatatatatatatatatatatatatatatatatatttttttttttttttttttttttattcgcTTTACTGTATGtagaagaatatatataaatatgttgatagagaataagaaaatatataaatatcaagggaaacataaaaatatttaaaaaaaaattaaagaaaataaggaTGATCAATGAAATAACCACATGTATGCAttgataatattaatacataatataacaaaaaaaaaaatatataataaagtaggagtcatgtatatttttaattttctacaaacgtacatattattatagataacttattttttaaaatgcagCATATGCAGGCTGCTTACGTGGAGCAACTGCATTTATTAAAACGCTCTGATGATGTGAAAGtagtaaatattttgttttatgagAAACAAAATTAGCCATTAAAGCGTTAGTTCTGCTTTTGTggaagaaacaaaaaagcGAGCGTTGCTTATATGATACATGcgtatatttttcattcattcatttattcaattatttttttccttttttcccttttgcACGCCTTGTAGAGGTTTCACCTCAAATTATAAGAGATAACCTCCCGctgcattttattattttcaatggTTTGACTATTtgtgtttcatttttttgaagggggaaaagaatatacatatatttgggCATATCTATGTTTACATGTGCGCATGCACGCGTTTATACACTTGTATAAGTATACTTGTTAGCCTGTTTATATTCACTTGCATGTTTAGCTGCATATTCGTGTGCTATATGAGCACGTACAAGGCTCCTGggaaaaatatacaacaaACGATAAATGCTTTGGTGTGAGCCTATTGTataagcacatatatatatatgtgtatctATATCCATacctatatgtatatttttctttttttttcttcgtgTTTTCATTTGCCCCAGTTTGttctaatttttaaaattattcttttcgttttaaaatgaaaaagctGTACATCCTGTTCGAGTGCTCAGCGGGCTATTTTTTGCTAAAAGTGAAGGAGTGGGAACAGATAGGAAACAACGAAAATTTGGAAAAGAAACTATTGGATGGTGATATATTCAATCAGCTTGTTAAGTTTAGTGCGTTCATATCATTCGAAACTGCTGAAAGGGCACTGGATAACCTacttaatataaatgaaggTAAAGCAACCGATTTTTTGTTAAACTTTTTAGAGCAGAATTTgccaaataataaaagtaaatatgaATTAGGGGTGGCAGATCTAAACCtaggaaaatttttatcaaatataGGTTTTACTATAGtacacaataataatatattagaattatttaGAGCATGTAgacaatattatttaaagaaaatagctacatatgttaataatattgatatagatataaaaaagtttaataTAGGATTAGGTCATAGTTATTCTAGATCTAAACTAAAATTAGACCCGAGAAAACAAGACAAATCTATTATTAACAGTATAGGTACTATTGAATCtttagataaaaatattaacctATTTAGTATGAGAGTTATCGAATGGTATAGTTGGCATTTTcctgaattaaaaaaaattgttactGACGTTTGCATGTATTGTAAATTAgtgaaattaataaaaataaaagaaaattttgatttttcaaaaaataaagaacaaattaatgaaataacaCAAGATGAAAACATGACTGAACACATCGAAAAGGGAGCAAGCTTATCTATTGGACAAGAAATAACTGAAGAggatttaaataatatcGTGAATTTCGCAAATGAAGTAATTAGTTTATCCAATactagaaatatattatggaaTTATTTGGacaaaaagttaaatattgTTTCACCTAAtctaaaagaattattaggTAATACACTAAGTGCTCGATTAATTAGTCATGCAGGGTCGTTAGTAAATTTAGCCAAGTGCCCTTCTAGTAGTATTCAAATATTCGGATCAGAAAAAgctttatttaattctttaaagagtaataaaaaaacaccTAAATTTggtattttatataactcCTCTTATATATCTAAAACACCACTAGCATTAAAGGGAAGAATGTCTAGGTACTTATCATGTAAAAGTGCCATGGCCGCAAGAATTGACTCTTTCTCAGAAAATCCGACCAACACCTACGGTCTCGTATTCAAAAAGCAACTTGAGCATAAAATTCTACACATGATTAAGGGAGTGAAACTATCCAAAAATATGGATTACATAAATGAGGCAGAAAAGATTTATCAGAAGGAAGGAGATGATACGCAGGCCGATGATAAGAAGCTGAAGAGGGAGATAAAGGAGGAAAAGAAGGTAAAGAAGGtaaagaaggaaaagaaaGTAAAGGAGGAAAAGAAAGTAAAGAAGGGAAAGGGaatggaaaaggaaaaggaaatgGAAATGGAAATGCAAAAGGAAATGCAAATGCAAAAGGAAATGCAAATGCAAAAGGAAATGCAAATGCAAAAGGAAATGCAAATGCAAAAGGATATTGTAATGCAAAAGGAAGTGgaaatggaaaaagaaaagaaaagggaaaagaaaaaggaaaagaagaaaaagcaaaaggAAAACAAATTTATGGAGCGGGAAGATTCGACCTTAGCGGAAACATTGCAAGAAGAAGAAGCAAAATGGGATGTTGA
Proteins encoded:
- the NOP56 gene encoding nucleolar protein 56, putative, translated to MKKLYILFECSAGYFLLKVKEWEQIGNNENLEKKLLDGDIFNQLVKFSAFISFETAERALDNLLNINEGKATDFLLNFLEQNLPNNKSKYELGVADLNLGKFLSNIGFTIVHNNNILELFRACRQYYLKKIATYVNNIDIDIKKFNIGLGHSYSRSKLKLDPRKQDKSIINSIGTIESLDKNINLFSMRVIEWYSWHFPELKKIVTDVCMYCKLVKLIKIKENFDFSKNKEQINEITQDENMTEHIEKGASLSIGQEITEEDLNNIVNFANEVISLSNTRNILWNYLDKKLNIVSPNLKELLGNTLSARLISHAGSLVNLAKCPSSSIQIFGSEKALFNSLKSNKKTPKFGILYNSSYISKTPLALKGRMSRYLSCKSAMAARIDSFSENPTNTYGLVFKKQLEHKILHMIKGVKLSKNMDYINEAEKIYQKEGDDTQADDKKLKREIKEEKKVKKVKKEKKVKEEKKVKKGKGMEKEKEMEMEMQKEMQMQKEMQMQKEMQMQKEMQMQKDIVMQKEVEMEKEKKREKKKEKKKKQKENKFMEREDSTLAETLQEEEAKWDVERSAQVEVKIGGNDEEVSNEVGEDEEEVEEKTKEKNKKKNKKDKNKKKEKLKGEEQNGNLNGHMNGQINGNINKKKSKKNQNRDYSGD
- the PmUG01_09027700 gene encoding haloacid dehalogenase-like hydrolase, putative, encoding MKGEEKCYYLSERGKSKSFKNIKLITFDLDHTIWNIDALLNYADNECYKYMKRNYKRLYDFLLKEYELSITKLVKQLLEKNLDLNKDVVQILTRIRIDAFKYLAKQTNYDEIKFSSEIQALWKKKKNDVHLFISPGTIEYLRELKSRGYILGAITNGDSDVNGIKFLNEIFSFVVRSMDYNYAKPSVEIFNIAENLLKEKNYNFNTDEWLHVGDDIYTDIMGAKNKNINCAWITMFRDGREISQSEWYSYLKLKLENINDSTLTQYNPYSDVLFSKFRKKDIVLPYDYIDIEIRHCRDLDIILV